In one Solanum dulcamara chromosome 1, daSolDulc1.2, whole genome shotgun sequence genomic region, the following are encoded:
- the LOC129881456 gene encoding high mobility group B protein 9-like isoform X2, protein MMSQTALVSTGAGKRQMHPQAMASHEKIVNDPTLFRECLKNFQSVLGTKDTIPVIGGKDLDLHVLYVEVTKRGGFDKVVADKKWREVSSVFKFSPTTTSASYALRKHYFTLLHQFEKVYFFKHQISLFDKSSGSCFQAEGTIDAKFDCGYFVSIKMGSEVLNGVLYHPHQQAQSSSSKLVAQSCKAIVPYNPPPHPHSGRRNRRRRNGDPNRPKPNRSGYNFFFAEKHSMLKSLHPHREREFTKMIGESWNNLSPEEKMDKERYQKELKEYKERMMTTSTCY, encoded by the exons ATGATGTCTCAGACAGCTTTAGTTTCTACCGGCGCCGGAAAAAGACAGATGCATCCTCAAGCAATGGCATCACATGAGAAGATTGTGAATGACCCTACTCTGTTCAGGGAATGTCTCAAGAATTTTCAATCTGTTTTGGGCACAAAGGACAC GATTCCTGTGATTGGTGGGAAGGATCTTGATTTGCATGTTCTTTATGTAGAGGTGACTAAAAGGGGCGGCTTTGACAAG GTAGTGGCAGATAAGAAATGGAGAGAAGTGAGTTCAGTGTTCAAGTTTTCTCCAACCACAACAAGTGCTTCATATGCATTGAGGAAACACTATTTCACTTTGCTTCATCAATTTGAAAAAGTTTACTTTTTCAAACATCAAATTTCTTTGTTTGATAAATCGTCAG GATCATGTTTTCAAGCAGAAGGGACAATTGATGCCAAGTTTGACTGTGGTTACTTTGTGTCCATCAAAATGGGATCTGAAGTTCTCAATGGAGTACTTTACCATCCACACCAACAAGCTCAATCATCTTCTTCCAAGTTAGTTGCACAAAGTTGCAAAGCGATTGTGCCTTACAATCCACCACCTCATCCCCATTCAGGACGGAGGAACAGGAGGAGGAGGAACGGAGATCCTAATCGCCCAAAACCTAATAGGAGTGGATACAACTTCTTCTTTGCTGAAAAACATTCCATGCTCAAATCTCTTCATCCACATAGAGAGAGGGAATTCACAAAGATGATTGGAGAATCTTGGAACAATCTATCTCCTGAAGAAAAAATG GACAAGGAAAGGTACCAGAAGGAATTGAAGGAGTACAAAGAAAGAATGATGACCACATCAACTTGCTACTAA
- the LOC129881456 gene encoding high mobility group B protein 9-like isoform X1 has translation MMSQTALVSTGAGKRQMHPQAMASHEKIVNDPTLFRECLKNFQSVLGTKDTIPVIGGKDLDLHVLYVEVTKRGGFDKVVADKKWREVSSVFKFSPTTTSASYALRKHYFTLLHQFEKVYFFKHQISLFDKSSGSCFQAEGTIDAKFDCGYFVSIKMGSEVLNGVLYHPHQQAQSSSSKLVAQSCKAIVPYNPPPHPHSGRRNRRRRNGDPNRPKPNRSGYNFFFAEKHSMLKSLHPHREREFTKMIGESWNNLSPEEKMVYQNYGVKDKERYQKELKEYKERMMTTSTCY, from the exons ATGATGTCTCAGACAGCTTTAGTTTCTACCGGCGCCGGAAAAAGACAGATGCATCCTCAAGCAATGGCATCACATGAGAAGATTGTGAATGACCCTACTCTGTTCAGGGAATGTCTCAAGAATTTTCAATCTGTTTTGGGCACAAAGGACAC GATTCCTGTGATTGGTGGGAAGGATCTTGATTTGCATGTTCTTTATGTAGAGGTGACTAAAAGGGGCGGCTTTGACAAG GTAGTGGCAGATAAGAAATGGAGAGAAGTGAGTTCAGTGTTCAAGTTTTCTCCAACCACAACAAGTGCTTCATATGCATTGAGGAAACACTATTTCACTTTGCTTCATCAATTTGAAAAAGTTTACTTTTTCAAACATCAAATTTCTTTGTTTGATAAATCGTCAG GATCATGTTTTCAAGCAGAAGGGACAATTGATGCCAAGTTTGACTGTGGTTACTTTGTGTCCATCAAAATGGGATCTGAAGTTCTCAATGGAGTACTTTACCATCCACACCAACAAGCTCAATCATCTTCTTCCAAGTTAGTTGCACAAAGTTGCAAAGCGATTGTGCCTTACAATCCACCACCTCATCCCCATTCAGGACGGAGGAACAGGAGGAGGAGGAACGGAGATCCTAATCGCCCAAAACCTAATAGGAGTGGATACAACTTCTTCTTTGCTGAAAAACATTCCATGCTCAAATCTCTTCATCCACATAGAGAGAGGGAATTCACAAAGATGATTGGAGAATCTTGGAACAATCTATCTCCTGAAGAAAAAATG GTTTATCAAAACTATGGCGTGAAGGACAAGGAAAGGTACCAGAAGGAATTGAAGGAGTACAAAGAAAGAATGATGACCACATCAACTTGCTACTAA